The genomic window GTAAAATACCAGCCTATACCAATCAGTCCAGCTAAGTAGACTGCCAATAAAATCAAGAATAATTGAGAACTTTCCATAATAATACCTCCAATCTTATGAAGATTTACTAAATAGCATCGGCTTATTGGTGATACATAGATGAATTAGTATATAAAACTTTTAAAAAAAGCCTGCTGGCGACATCCATATAAGTTTCCTTTCAAAACAGAATGTTATGAAAATAATTACCCTTACAACAGATTTCAAGGATCTCTATCCTGCCTCCATGAAAGCGGTTATCCTGAACATGTGCGAAGATCCGATATTCATCGACCTGACACATGATATAAAACAGGGAGATATATTATCTGCGGCTTTTGCCCTTTACACCACCACACATTTTTTCCCTTCAGGTACAATCCATCTGGCTGTGGTGGACCCGGGGGTCGGCACCAGCAGAAAAGCCATTATTGTACGCGCAGCAAATCAGTACTTTGTTGGACCGGATAACGGACTGCTTATCCCTGCTGCACGCAGGATTGGCGATATTGAGGTTTTCGAGATTGGAGAAAAAGCCATGCTGGACAGGGTATCCAATACATTTCATGGCAGGGATATATTCGCTCCTGTAGCCGGTTTGCTGGCATCTGGCCATGAAGCAGAGGATATAGGCCAACCCATAGAAGCCTTTGAAGAAATTAGTTTCGGAGAAGCCAATGCAGCTGTGGACAAACTTTATGGAAGAGTGCTGTACATCGACAGTTTTGGAAATGTAATAACAAATATTCCGGCAAAGATGCTGGAAGATTTTGCAAAACCCGCAGAAAAGTTAGTCGTGCAGGGAAATGTAGCGTCTTATTCCCCGACATATGGCAAAGTACAAAAGGATGAATTGCTGATCCTTACAGGCAGCCACGACTTTCTGGAAATAGCTGTCAATGGTGGGAATGCTGCGCAAAGACTGAATATTACAGGTCATCCGGAAATTTGGATAGAAAAATGATCACATCCATTCGTAATGGCGCAACGCCTCCAGATTGTAATTATACAGTAAGCTGTTTTCAGCATAACCGAAGAAAAGGCATTTATCGCATTCATTCACGGTTTTGGCCATGGTCGATTTACTTGCCTCCCAGGCATTTTCCACACCCTTTCTGATATCAGCAAGAGGTTGGCGATGAACCCTGCATGTTTCCACCATACCATCACAACCCACATTCAGTATAATATCAGGAGCATGGCATTTGAAAGACGGTTTTCTGTTACGTACCATTTTGAGATAGGTGAGAGAATTAATAATTGGATAGCCCTGTGATTTCATCCCTATCAGTGAATCCAGAGCTCTGCGATATGCCTCACGGTCTTTGACCTCCATATTCTCCCATACATCATCCTTGATATTTTCAAATTCATACAGAGGTTCAAAAGAAATCCTGGCACCAATCTCTGCTGCAAAGTACACAAGATCGGTTAGTTCATCCACGTTTTTAGAGCTTATAACACAATTCAACAGGACAGGACGTTCCATTATTTCAACACTTTTCTTGATTCCGGGAAGGATGCGGGAAATATCGATACCCCTTATCTCCCTGTAACTTTCCAGGCCGTCTACTGAAATCGAAAGGAAATCAAGGTTTGAAAGATCTGGCAAGCGTTTTTCCAGAAGTAGACCATTGGTTACCAGTGAGGTCATTATGCCTTTTGAATGAGCATGTTCCAGAATAGCAGGAAGGTCTTCTCGAAGCAGAGGTTCCGTTGTCCAGGCATTGTAGACACCTATACCAAAATCTGCAGCCTCGTCAAGCATTTGAGCAATCTCCTCAAATGACATATCCGATTTTTCTTCCTGCCAGTATTCACAGAAAGGACATTGCATATTGCAACGGGAATTTACACCGTGTGACAGAACATAGGGACGCCTACGCATTTTCATTTGCCATATCGGACGCAGGGCAGATACAATTGAGAAACGGGACATTGACCACATCCTTGTTGGTCAATACAGATAAAGTCGACTGTTTATTTTAAAAAAAGTAAAAAGGTGTCCGCCGTAGCGGACAAAGTGAGGGAATTATCCAAAGAGTGCACCAAGACCGGCCATTCCGCTCTCTTCTGATTCGTCTTCTTCCTCTTCTTCCTCAGCTTCAGCTGCCTCTTCTGTAGCTTCAGCAGGTGCTGCTGCTGGTGCTGCTGCAGGTGCTGCTGCAACTGCTGCGGTGCTCATAGCTTCTTCGATGTCTACATCTTCAAGAGCTGCAATGAGAGCTTTTGCACGTGCTTCGTCTACATCGGTACCTGCTGCCTCAAGGACAGCTTTTACTGCATCTTCAGTAACATCTTTTCCAGCGTTGTGGAGTAAAAGTGCTGCATATATATATTCCATTGTGAATCACCTGTAATTAATCTTAAATCTCATCCGAAAAGTGCTCCAAGACCGGCCATTCCGCCCTCTTCTGCATCCTCTTCTTCCTCTTCTACTTCTTCCTCAGCTGCTTCTTCAGCAGGCTGTTCCTCAACTGTTGCAGCTGCACTTTGTGCTGCTGCACCCAGAACAGATTTGAGATCCTCGTCCACTGCATCTTCATTGTTTGCAGATACAGCAGATGCGAGTGAAATCATCTGGGAATGTGCTTTTCCAAGCAGGGAATCCATGATCTCTGGTTCCAGTACTGTTGCATTGATACCAAGGTTCATTGCTTCGGAAGATGCCTTGGAGATCAAAGTGCTGATCGTAGCGGTTGTTGGATATGCTACATTGACTGCCAGATTGAAAGCCTGTCTGGACGCTGCGGCAATATCGGAGAAGTATTTATCATTGTCAATTGCCAGTACATCGGGAGTAAAGATAGAACCATCTTCGAAAACTGCATGAAGGTCAAGTCCCACTTCTATAGGGAATATCTCAAGCCTTGCAAGCATTGAAGCAAGGTTCTGGGATACTACATTACCTTCTTCTGTAACAACCTTGTTTTCGCTGACTACAACTTTACCGCCATCGATAGATGCCGGGATACCAGCACTCTGGAGATCTCCGAGAATGGGGCCCGGCGGGAAACTGGTTGGACCTTTTTCCACCTTAATATCCTGGGGAGCAATTGCACCTGCCTTTATTGGTGAAGGTGTCTTGCTCTGCTCAAGCAACTTATAGAGTTTGAAAGGATTCTCATTGGTGAAAATTAGTGCACACTGTTGATTAAGATAATCAATCATTTCAGAACAATCTTTAGAGGAGCCTTCCAGTGCCCTGTTGACAAGAGTGTTCCTGGATACTTTGAGGACTGCCACATCTTTCAGTTCACGTCTCATAGCCTGGAGTTGTTTGGCCGGGATACCTCCCACACCTACAATACCAAACAATGGATATTTTTCTATGAGAGCCTTTATATCCTCTATTTCCTGTTTTTTCCATTGAGGGATATGTTCACTGTGGTGAAGCTCTTCTTCC from Methanohalophilus halophilus includes these protein-coding regions:
- a CDS encoding SAM hydrolase/SAM-dependent halogenase family protein, with amino-acid sequence MKIITLTTDFKDLYPASMKAVILNMCEDPIFIDLTHDIKQGDILSAAFALYTTTHFFPSGTIHLAVVDPGVGTSRKAIIVRAANQYFVGPDNGLLIPAARRIGDIEVFEIGEKAMLDRVSNTFHGRDIFAPVAGLLASGHEAEDIGQPIEAFEEISFGEANAAVDKLYGRVLYIDSFGNVITNIPAKMLEDFAKPAEKLVVQGNVASYSPTYGKVQKDELLILTGSHDFLEIAVNGGNAAQRLNITGHPEIWIEK
- a CDS encoding radical SAM protein, which codes for MSRFSIVSALRPIWQMKMRRRPYVLSHGVNSRCNMQCPFCEYWQEEKSDMSFEEIAQMLDEAADFGIGVYNAWTTEPLLREDLPAILEHAHSKGIMTSLVTNGLLLEKRLPDLSNLDFLSISVDGLESYREIRGIDISRILPGIKKSVEIMERPVLLNCVISSKNVDELTDLVYFAAEIGARISFEPLYEFENIKDDVWENMEVKDREAYRRALDSLIGMKSQGYPIINSLTYLKMVRNRKPSFKCHAPDIILNVGCDGMVETCRVHRQPLADIRKGVENAWEASKSTMAKTVNECDKCLFFGYAENSLLYNYNLEALRHYEWM
- the rpl12p gene encoding 50S ribosomal protein P1; this translates as MEYIYAALLLHNAGKDVTEDAVKAVLEAAGTDVDEARAKALIAALEDVDIEEAMSTAAVAAAPAAAPAAAPAEATEEAAEAEEEEEEDESEESGMAGLGALFG
- a CDS encoding 50S ribosomal protein L10, with translation MEEELHHSEHIPQWKKQEIEDIKALIEKYPLFGIVGVGGIPAKQLQAMRRELKDVAVLKVSRNTLVNRALEGSSKDCSEMIDYLNQQCALIFTNENPFKLYKLLEQSKTPSPIKAGAIAPQDIKVEKGPTSFPPGPILGDLQSAGIPASIDGGKVVVSENKVVTEEGNVVSQNLASMLARLEIFPIEVGLDLHAVFEDGSIFTPDVLAIDNDKYFSDIAAASRQAFNLAVNVAYPTTATISTLISKASSEAMNLGINATVLEPEIMDSLLGKAHSQMISLASAVSANNEDAVDEDLKSVLGAAAQSAAATVEEQPAEEAAEEEVEEEEEDAEEGGMAGLGALFG